TGGTTGTGCCTTGGTTTGATTCTCTGTCTCGGTTATGTAGAAAAATGCGGTTTCATTTCATGTCTTGTAGGTTGATTCTGTATTTGAGATTCGTTGTagcaatataataaatgtttttcgGTCCTTCCTTTCATCTCTTATACAATGATACTCCTCATTTTGTCAATGTGTTCATTCTACATTAGCACAGCACAAGTCAAAAACATCACCAATTTGGGCctaacataagcccattatacCCAATTTAAACTGCGTGGGCCCATGTTTCTCCTTGCTTGAAgatgagtactacactgaatcaCAGTCACCACCATCAGCAAATGAGagctcataattaaaaaaaaaaaaatcactatgaTTATTACTGAAATAAAaagcaaagagagagagaggttttaaacttttaattaaacCTTTTTTCTGCAATTCTCCAGAAACATTCCGTTTCAGataatttgatttttgaatttcctttcgctctctctctctgctcgATTAGATCTGTTCCTGTGATTCATCGTCGCCTCACGCCGTTGCTTTCATTCGAAAATGCCGCCGACTGATGCTGAGTTCGATCCCAAAGTAagattactctctctctctctctctcttccgaTGCGTTCTCTCTATATCCCTCTCGAAATTTGAACCTCTCGTAATTCATTTCGTTTCTTGCTTGCCTCACAGGTGTTGCCTCAGTCCGCGACGGGGTTAGTTCTCTTCTCCCTTCCTCCTTAGGGTTTTATATATTCTCCGAATAGTTAGGGGTTTATGACTTTGTGTGTGTTCTGGGATTTGAGAAGCGATTACACATTCGCGAACGTTGACAATCTGGAGCATTGTGCAAAGTACTTGAACCAGACGATGGTTACATTTGGATTCCCGGCCTCGCTCGATCTCTTCTCCAACGATCCGgtgtgtgtttaattgtttgttTGATTCGTCTTTAACTCCTGCAATCTTTTGTTGTGGTGACGGTTTATTGTTGATTAGGTTTCTATCTCGAGGACCTGTAATTGCATGTACTCGTTGCTTCAGCAGCGACAGCGCGACTTGGAGTTTAGAGAATCTGCTAATGAGCTGAGGCAGAGGTGAGTGAAtgcttttcgattttttttttttttttttgtcaatatgcTTTGCATTTGCGTTTACTGAACCTTTTACACTTAGATGGGTTGATGATTGGGGTATGGATATTAGTCATTGTTTACTTATTTAGTGTTTTCAGCTATGATAATATTTTACGTCCATCAATAAATTTGGGATCTTGGTCCCATGGAACATATACAGAGTTCAAGATTATCGTATTTAGTTTATTAGCTAAATGTTGTAGCTGTATTGGTTTTGTGCTACTTTGATGTTCAAACATACGCTGGTTCTTGGAACTGTTAAATGGTTTCCTTATGGTTTGTGTGGGTTGCCTTGTATGTAGACAACAATCGGATATAGCTAGACTTGAAGCTAAAGTTGAGAGGCTCGATGCGCAGCTCCAACACAAGGACAGGGAAATCGCCACGATTACTAGAACAGTGAGTCTTGTCAAGTTTCAGCTGGTTTGGATATTTTGCTTAGACTCTTGATTGATTGTGGATTAACTCGATGTACAGGAAGCGAAAAACACAGCGGCTTTGAAGTCGCAGATTGAAAAGCTACAGCAGGAGAGAGATGAGTTTCAAAGAATGGTGATCGGTAACCAGGTTTGTTTAGTTCTTGATGCTGCTTGGATTTACTACTTCATTTTGATGTAACTGTACTGATGGATTGTCTTGCATTTGTTATTCCAATCTCTGAATAGCAAGTCAAAGCTCAACAGATCCATGAAatgaagaaaaaggaaaaggattaCATTAAATTACAGGTTCTGTTTCGTGCCGTGACTCTTCTGTATTATGTTTGATCTGCAGCATGAAAGATAAATTGTGTTTCTCTTGCAGGAACGGTTGAATCAAGTATTGatggagaaaaagaaagaatcgAAATCAGGAATGGAGATCATGAATTTGCTACAGGTCCTTTACTAGCATCCCTATTGTTTTTGTCGATCCTTGATGATGCATGTTGGACTCTCCACTTGACTGATAATCTGATGTGCGTATACAGAAAGAAGGGAGGCAGCGTGGGACCTGGAATGGCAAGAAGACTGATACTGACTTCTACAAAAAGATAGTAAGAGTCTAACTATAAAAATTTCATCAACATTACGCAGAGTTTCAACGTCATTTCTTTAAAAATGTCATCCCTGCAGGTGGATGCATATGAAGCAAAAAACCAAGAGTTAATGGCTGAGAACACAAACCTAAGAGCACTGCTTCGATCCATGCAGGTAAGCTCTATCTTCACACTTGGTTTAATCTCAGTGTGGTAACATGTTTATTCATAAGCAAGTTTTTGTCTTTGGTTATATTGCAGACAGATATGCGTGATTTCTTAAACGCTCCAAACGGGTCAGCTAATCCTTCATTGGCTGGCAATGAGAAACGTGAGGCTGATCCTTCACAATCTCCACTGGGTGGAAAGACGGTATGTTTGAATCTTTCTTCATGGTAGATAATTGATTGGCCAATATCTAATTGTAGTCATTACACAGGATGTCTTTGATCTACCTTTCCGTATGGCTAGAGGTCAAATAGAAGAAAGTTTGCGCACTAAGATGGCTTCCATAAAGGTTTTTTTATCACGGGCATTTCCATTTACGCAATATCAATCTTTGTCAGTGCCTAACTAACTTCTTTCTTCTTATTTCCCTTGGTGGGATAAAATAAAGGAACGCATGGTTCAGTTACAAGATGCACCTAAAGGAGCATCTGTCACTTCTGAAGCAACAGAGAGAGAGCTTGAACTTGAAGCTCAGCTAGCCGAGGCAAGAAGCATAATCCAAGAACAGGTCCTCTTTCTTTACTTGCCCACTTAGACATTTTTGTCCAGCATCTATTTCCTTCTACAATGATGTTCTTTTTATCCTTGCAGGAGTCCATAATGTGTAAACACCTCCCAAAATCAGAGCAGCGAAAGGTATTCTATCTTTGAAACTAGCACATAGCTTTGGATTAAACAAAGATGATAGTGCGAATCAAATTAACAATTGACAAACTTGTTGCAGGGAATCCATGGTTCCATTGACAGCTGAGGTATCTCGTCTTCATATCTCTGTTGTACTCTTATTAAACTGTTTTGGTGTATCATCTTTTACTTATATAATGTATCTCTCTATCTACAGGGAGTATGAGGATGTTGGAACTCGAAAACCATGGATCCAAGTGAAGTTAGTTTGCATTAAGAGACCGTCAGAAAATGTAGTAGTCGTGGTAGTATTGTATTTGACCATCACCAAACCTCTCTCCTTGGATTATCTTAGTTATGTATATTCAGCTTTTAGTTGTGTCACTATCAAAGATGCTTACTCCTTTTGGAGAAtcaaaatctttctttttttgtgagTTATTAACAAAATTGCTAGCAATTATGCTGATATGTCATTTTAGTAGACTATTTCACATCATTAAATTAAAAAGCCATCATTTATTAGACTAACTACAAAACATGCTATTTGTCTTACCTATTGTATATGCTATTGACTATGTTTATGATGTAATCATGATACTTATGAGTAAGAAAATGCTATCTTTTATTACTTACTAGCGGATGTTtgcgcttcgcgcggaatattgttttatcgttgttaattattatttttcggaTGATATAGCTAGCTAATTATGTGATCGTCTTTATTTGTTAAGAACattatttggtatttttattatgttatgtagtaATAGGTGATATGCTAACAtattatgtatttgtttttttaatagtatgTTGGTGTAGGTATAATAGTACCTTATTAGTGGTAGAGTGAGCTTGTGATGTAAtgcatattgaatttcaataattttacatttatgcATTTGTTGAATTTAAGGCTAATAGTTTCAgggtaaaaattaatatttttttctaattatttgaATATTACTTTTTAAAGATGTTTTGTGCTCTCTCCCTATATTTTTACGTTGAGTCGTCACCATCTATGCATTTCGTTTACCTTTCCGTTATGCTGTGATTCTCGCCATCACCGAAAAAGACTCACATATGTGCTCTTATTTTTCCTCACCTTTTTCTCCTCTTTTTCCTTAGATTTCGGCTCatgttaggaactgcatctcTTTGGATTAAGTCAAAGTTTAGTCGTCTTTGAAATTGTtttcctcgtcgttggcttaccaTCGATAGTCCCTTCTCGTCTTAGTTTTCAAGAtatggtttttggtgatctgacttctatagctcgaggacggctccGCGATTGAATGATTTCGTTTTGTCTACCCTTCCATATATGTTCCCTCATCTCGTTGCAACTTTCATGGCTGCTTGCGTCTCTGTGACTCTCCCTTtcgccatgtttgccactccaGATTTGGATAGTGCTCTCCTCCGAATATGCTCTGTAGATTTGGAAGATTGTTTTTGGTCTCAAGTTTGGGTTCTGGTTTCTCGGAGGTTGGCTTCCGTTCTCCCTCACTCAGGTTGTTCTCTTCTTCCCTTGCTTCCCTTAGTATAAGTGTGTGGtattagtctcttggagctttggtccatTCTATCCAGAGTTTTGTGGTTCGTCACTTGCATAAACGTCTtgtttgtgcttgtttagttCGTGAGGTGATTCTTACTTCTTAGATGGTGGTTGTCCTTATTGTTCGTTATGTATGTCTCTTCCTGCTTCGTGGTGATTTTAGCCTTCTGTTAATTATTTTTCCTCTAACCCGCTTTCTTGGTTCTTTGCATTGGTCTTTGATCACGCTCCTTTGTGTTCGAGCGATTGCTTTATCTCAAGATTATCTTTCTACATTTTTCTGACTTTTGATTGTTCTGGCCAAGACACTCAATGATAAAGTGGGGTAAGTTAATTTTCGTTCTTGATCGCCTTTGAGCTCTGGACttttattgagttagtgttactttggtattttttttctctatgattatggaggttttatgtttagattatgtgttttgctttagtttggttaatattaagataaatatatagttgtaaatgaaataatagaaaatagtaaaaaataataaaatagcgaaaatttatgttatttttagcagtgaataaattaaatattaaaatacatttatattttttacttatttctttattcgttttataattttttgaacaataaaatagattatcaagTTTCAAATGATGATAGTTGGTGTGAGAAGAATTAGATACtgcataattagaaaataatgaaCCAAATTACAATAGTCTAAAAGAAGAATGATCTGAAATGTAAAATGACAGAAAAAgaggacacatgtcaacaaaccccccttccacatgtcataagaagagaaaaaaatctactttatatatatagactagggtcggtccgcgctacgcgcgggatATGATTTATGCATGATGTATGAAGCTATAGAATTGCATCTTATTTTTAATGTGTTCTATGAGTTTTTGGAAGAGACatgtattataatatttaagtttttttagaaTGTTGGTGTGTAGAGGATATATGTTAGTTTAttcattagtttattttaaagattttaataatcttattaaattcagccgttttctttaaaaaattaatgtgaAGATAATATTCTAATTCTTCAACTTAAAAGATTAATTATTctgaattatttaaatatatttgtgtACAATTCAAGTATaactttatcttatttttacatATTCTGAAACgatcttttatataattatgatcAATACTTTTAGTGTTTATAATAGGTCTTGCATATCTATTTGTATTCTATGTttactaaattatatattttgtttatttttttatgtgttttcCGTTTTTTTGCTTgttgtcaaatatattttacgACATTGtactattttaattattatctgttgtgtctttttattttaatgtaaacACATCCTCAACTCATCTTTGTATActtctaattaaaattaacatttttttatatttttattagtgtTGTTAGAGATAATAATTTGTATTAGgaagaaaatattttcattattgtaattgttatatagtttcttaaatgttttctaaaaaataaataaatatatatatatatatatagcaaatggaatataacttttttattaggaatttataaaatacaatgaaAATTAAACTGTTTTAAGTTTGGTAAatacaatgaaaacaaaatatgaattattattattcagataaatatattactggattttttatattattatatctaGAGACtaaataaacattattatcCACATAAtcgattatatttttaaaaataaatttactcattattttcgaatatttttttttaaaaattgactATCTCATATAGaataaattcatatatattttgagaagcttattacatttttattaaatattttaattatttgttaaaatttatccattatttaaaataaaattctagtcTATATTTAACatggtaaaataaatatttactataACTTCCGATTAATCAACgtttattcacaaaaatatgtttcttagataaaaattaaaatgaaaaaaaaaacaatttacaacTCTTTAAGACaaaatgatcaatcaaaaactaaaaaactctctttgctattttttttttgaacttaactCTCTTTGCTATTGCATAAGACAGTTGATCAGTAGAGTAAGAATTTTTTTGATCGTATTGTTGGTCCTCGAACCATTTGATTACCACCCACGTTCTAAAAGAGATTAAATCTGAGAGGTTGAAACTACAATCCCAgatgataaattatataacaatAAAAGTAATATATGATCTTCAAATGTAGAGGACAACAAAGCGTCATGTTTTCCAGGGGTTAAGAACTGGAATCTggcatcaaatatttatatatatatatatatatatatatattattctaaaactgaaataaatatttaattaggtGGAATATTTACAAAAGTAAATAAACGAATAATGAATAACATAATTTGAAagtattaataactaaaaatatacatatataaaatatgcctgttttttttttatcttaattcGAATAGTAAGTATAATTCTTTTCTTAGGAAGTGGGATCCCTGAGttaaattcacaaaaatataatgttgGTGCCATTTAGATTGATTAAAGTTTTGAGCTTGTGTTATAATCCGGAAGAGACTTGcttgattttgagaaatatatatatatatatattattctaaaactgaaataaatatttaattaggtGGAATATTTACAAAAGTAAATAAACGAATAATGAATAACATAATTTGAAagtattaataactaaaaatatacatatataaaatatgcctgttttttttttatcttaattcGAATAGTAAGTATAATTCTTTTCTTAGGAAGTGGGATCCCTGAGttaaattcacaaaaatataatgttgGTGCCATTTAGATTGATTAAAGTTTTGAGCTTGTGTTATAATCCGGAAGAGACTTGCTTGATTTTGAGAAAGGGTAAAGATAAACCATATTGTTTTATGGTATATATATCGAGATCGCCCGTTCACCTCTGGTTTTCTGTAATTTCCATTATGTTTTTGCTTCTTCAACCATTCACTTGTTAGTTGTCAAAATATGTTTCATTATCATGATTTCTTTGACAATATTAAAAACTTGATTTATTGTTATTACATGCTTAGCACACAAAACTATCGTGACAGAAGACGCTTTACGTCCCAGCAGTATATGGGTACCTAAGATGAGAAGAATTTAGAGGCGAGACTTGGAAAAAGGTTAGATGAGGCGCAAATGGGTAGAGAATAAACGCTCCATGGACTATGGCATGTATTGGTT
The window above is part of the Brassica napus cultivar Da-Ae chromosome C3, Da-Ae, whole genome shotgun sequence genome. Proteins encoded here:
- the LOC106387329 gene encoding afadin- and alpha-actinin-binding protein isoform X2 → MPPTDAEFDPKVLPQSATGDYTFANVDNLEHCAKYLNQTMVTFGFPASLDLFSNDPVSISRTCNCMYSLLQQRQRDLEFRESANELRQRQQSDIARLEAKVERLDAQLQHKDREIATITRTEAKNTAALKSQIEKLQQERDEFQRMVIGNQQVKAQQIHEMKKKEKDYIKLQERLNQVLMEKKKESKSGMEIMNLLQKEGRQRGTWNGKKTDTDFYKKIVDAYEAKNQELMAENTNLRALLRSMQTDMRDFLNAPNGSANPSLAGNEKREADPSQSPLGGKTDVFDLPFRMARGQIEESLRTKMASIKERMVQLQDAPKGASVTSEATERELELEAQLAEARSIIQEQESIMCKHLPKSEQRKGIHGSIDS
- the LOC106387329 gene encoding afadin- and alpha-actinin-binding protein A isoform X1, yielding MPPTDAEFDPKVLPQSATGSDYTFANVDNLEHCAKYLNQTMVTFGFPASLDLFSNDPVSISRTCNCMYSLLQQRQRDLEFRESANELRQRQQSDIARLEAKVERLDAQLQHKDREIATITRTEAKNTAALKSQIEKLQQERDEFQRMVIGNQQVKAQQIHEMKKKEKDYIKLQERLNQVLMEKKKESKSGMEIMNLLQKEGRQRGTWNGKKTDTDFYKKIVDAYEAKNQELMAENTNLRALLRSMQTDMRDFLNAPNGSANPSLAGNEKREADPSQSPLGGKTDVFDLPFRMARGQIEESLRTKMASIKERMVQLQDAPKGASVTSEATERELELEAQLAEARSIIQEQESIMCKHLPKSEQRKGIHGSIDS